A part of Primulina eburnea isolate SZY01 chromosome 10, ASM2296580v1, whole genome shotgun sequence genomic DNA contains:
- the LOC140842332 gene encoding uncharacterized protein, with protein sequence MISANGLFLFVIALLYLSTLGIADTIQGCGGFVEASSDLIKSRRPSTAKLDYSHVTVELRTLDGLVKDQTQCAPNGYYFIPIYDKGSFVIKIKGPNGWSFAPEQVPVVVDHTGCNANEDINFRFTGFTLSGRVVGAVGGDSCVHKSGGPSNVNVELLSGNGDVISSVLTSSTGSYLFKNIIPGKYNIRATRSDLNIEVKGSAEVELEFDNGVVDDIFFVSGYDIRGLVVAQGNPILGVHFYLYSDDVLELDCPYESGNAPGMSKALCHSVSDADGMFTFKSIPCGIYNLVPFYKGENTIFDVSPPSLLVSVQHDHATAPQKFQVTGFSVGGRVVDDSGTGVDNASIVVDDQERSITDKEGYYKLDQVTSKRYSIEAKKDHYKFEKLNDFLVLPNMASIADIKAVSYDLCGLAQTVSPDYKAKVALTHGPENVKPQVKQTDESGNFCFEVPPGEYRLSAFAATPDSAPELLFSPPYIDVNVNKPLLGVKFYQAQVNVRGSVVCKEKCGSSISVVLVRLDGNRKEERISSVTNLNSEFIFSNVLPGNYRVEVKNLSPSIASGEDIWCWEQNSINMDVGAEDVEDITFIQKGFMVSLISSHEVDSFLISADGSRVNLKIKKGSQRICVETPGVHELQFVDSCISFGSNILRFDTYDLSPIYLKGEKYLLKGHINVESNENLPDNIPVDILDNGISVDGTVARLESSEIHQSRGAVYSYSVWANFGRKLIFVPRDSRNDGVKKMLFYPRQQHVSVTSDGCQVPIATFSGRLGLYIEGSVLPPLSHVHIRVVAERESQISLLKQGDIALETMTGADGLFLAGPLYDDIHYITEASKPGYYVKKVGSNSFSCQKLGQISVRLYFKEDINDSFPSVLLSLSGEDGYRNNSITGVGGTFVFDGLFPGSFYLRPLLKEYAFSPPAQPIEIGSGESKEVVFHATRVAFSALGKVTLLSGQPKDGVYVEARAESKGFYEETKTDISGSFRLRGLQPDTTYVIKVARKGELDSTRIERASPGSLAVKVGYEDVKDLDFVVFEQPDMTILSGHVEGNNIKEMHSHIRVEISPASDPSTVESIFPLPISNFFQVKDLPKGKHVVQLRSTLPSGNHRFVSEVIEVDLERQPQIHVGPLRFRIEEDMYKQELTAAPVYPLVVGLSVIALFISMPRLKDLYQATIGITLPGSSSTAKKDVKKLSIRKKTY encoded by the exons ATGATTTCCGCTAATGGGTTGTTCCTATTCGTAATTGCACTTCTGTACCTTTCAACTCTCGGGATTGCTGATACTATCCAAGGATGCGGGGGATTCGTTGAG GCGAGTTCAGATTTGATAAAATCAAGGAGGCCATCTACTGCGAAATTGGATTACTCTCACGTGACG GTTGAGCTTAGGACGTTGGATGGTTTGGTCAAGGACCAGACACAATGTGCTCCAAATGGGTACTACTTCATTCCAATTTATGACAAG GGTTCTTTTGTGATCAAGATCAAGGGGCCTAACGGATGGTCATTTGCCCCAGAACAA gTTCCTGTTGTTGTTGATCACACTGGTTGTAATGCCAATGAAGATATTAATTTTCGGTTTACTGG GTTCACCTTATCTGGAAGAGTTGTAGGAGCAGTTGGCGGGGATAGCTGTGTGCATAAAAGTGGTGGTCCATCGAATGTTAATGTTGAACTCTTGTCTGGCAATGGAGATGTTATCTCATCAGTTTTGACATCATCTACTGGAAGTTACTtgttcaaaaatataattccaG GAAAGTACAATATACGTGCTACACGTAGTGATTTAAATATCGAGGTCAAGGGATCTGCTGAG GTGGAGTTAGAGTTTGATAATGGTGTGGTAGATGATATTTTCTTCGTTTCTGGCTATGATATTCGTGGACTTGTGGTTGCTCAG GGAAATCCCATATTGGGAGTTCATTTTTATTTATACTCAGATGATGTCTTGGAGTTGGATTGTCCTTATGAATCTGGTAATGCACCTGGGATGAGTAAAGCTCTTTGTCATTCAGTATCTGATGCTGATGGAATGTTCACATTTAAATCGATACCGTGCG GTATCTATAATCTTGTGCCTTTCTACAAGGGTGAAAATACAATTTTTGATGTTTCTCCTCCTTCATTGTTGGTATCTGTTCAACATGATCATGCTACTGCCCCTCAAAAGTTTCAG GTTACTGGGTTTTCTGTTGGGGGGCGTGTGGTTGATGATAGTGGCACTGGAGTTGATAATGCCTCTATTGTGGTAGATGATCAAGAAAGGTCTATTACAGATAAAGAAGGATATTACAAACTTGATCAG GTTACTTCTAAAAGATACAGTATTGAAGCCAAGAAAGATCACTATAAGTTCGAAAAGTTGAATGACTTTCTG GTTTTGCCCAACATGGCTTCCATTGCTGATATCAAAGCGGTATCATATGATCTATGTGGACTTGCTCAGACTGTTAGTCCTGATTACAAAGCTAAG GTAGCTTTGACTCATGGACCGGAGAACGTGAAACCCCAAGTGAAACAGACCGATGAGAGTGGGAATTTTTGCTTTGAG GTTCCACCTGGTGAGTATCGCTTATCAGCTTTTGCAGCCACACCTGATAGTGCGCCAGAACTTCTCTTTTCTCCACCTTATATTGATGTAAATGTTAATAAACCATTACTGGGTGTCAAATTTTATCAG gCACAAGTGAATGTACGTGGCTCTGTGGTTTGCAAGGAAAAATGTGGATCTTCTATTTCAGTTGTGCTTGTAAGATTGGATGGTAACAGGAAAGAAGAGAGGATAAGCAGTGTGACCAATCTGAATAGCGAATTTATATTTTCCAACGTACTGCCGGGTAACTATAGGGTTGAG GTCAAAAACCTTTCCCCCTCTATCGCATCTGGAGAAGATATATGGTGCTGGGAGCAGAACTCTATTAATATGGATGTTGGCGCAGAGGATGTTGAAGATATTACTTTTATTCAAAAAGGGTTTATGGTTAGTTTGATTTCTAGTCATGAAGTGGATTCTTTCCTGATATCAGCGGACGGTTCTCGTGTGAACCTGAAAATTAAG AAAGGTTCTCAACGTATTTGTGTAGAGACTCCTGGTGTGCATGAACTCCAGTTTGTTGACTCGTGTATTTCTTTTGGGAGCAACATTTTGAGATTTGATACTTATGACTTGTCG CCTATCTATTTAAAAGGGGAAAAATATCTTCTCAAAGGACATATAAATGTTGAATCAAATGAGAATTTACCTGATAATATACCAGTTGACATCTTGGACAATGGAATTAGTGTTGATGGGACTGTAGCCAGACTTGAATCCTCTGAAATTCATCAATCACGGGGTGCCGTCTACTCGTATTCTGTTTGGGCAAATTTTGGAAGAAAACTCATCTTTGTTCCTCGTGACTCACG GAATGACGGGGTAAAGAAAATGTTGTTTTACCCTAGACAACAGCAT GTGTCGGTAACATCAGATGGCTGCCAAGTTCCAATTGCTACATTTTCTGGCCGATTGGGGTTATATATCGAAGGATCGGTTTTACCCCCACTTTCTCATGTTCATATAAGAGTTGTTGCAGAGAGAGAGAGCCAGATTTCTTTATTAAAGCAAGGAGATATAGCGCTTGAAACTATGACGGGGGCTGATGGTTTATTTCTTGCAGGACCTCTATATGATGATATTCATTACATCACTGAGGCCTCTAAG CCTGGTTATTACGTCAAAAAAGTTGGATCCAATTCCTTTTCTTGTCAGAAGCTTGGTCAAATTTCCGTGAGATTGTACTTTAAAGAAGACATCAATGACTCTTTCCCTTCTGTTTTGTTGTCATTGAGTGGTGAAGATGGATATAGAAACAATTCAATTACTGGTGTTGGTGGAACTTTTGTTTTTGATGGTTTATTTCCTGGGAGTTTTTATCTCCGACCTTTGTTGAAG GAGTATGCTTTCTCTCCTCCAGCCCAGCCAATTGAAATTGGCTCTGGAGAATCCAAGGAAGTCGTGTTTCATGCTACCCGAGTTGCTTTTAG TGCTTTAGGAAAAGTAACTCTATTGTCTGGTCAACCAAAAGACGGTGTTTATGTGGAAGCTAGAGCCGAGTCAAAAGGTTTTTATGAAGAgacgaaaacagatatttctgGCAGTTTCCGTCTCAGGGGCCTCCAACCTGACACTACCTATGTAATAAAGGTGGCAAGGAAGGGTGAGCTTGATAGCACACGCATTGAACGCGCTTCTCCAGGGTCCTTGGCTGTTAAG GTTGGCTATGAGGATGTCAAAGACCTAGATTTTGTGGTCTTCGAACAGCCAGATATGACCATTTTAAGTGGGCACGTGGAGGGGAATaacatcaaggagatgcattCGCATATCAGGGTGGAAATAAGCCCTGCCAGTGATCCATCAACGGTTGAGTCCATCTTTCCCTTGCCAATCTCAAATTTCTTTCAGGTGAAGGACTTACCAAAGGGTAAACATGTCGTCCAACTTCGATCTACTCTGCCATCTGGTAACCATAGATTCGTGTCTGAGGTCATTGAGGTCGACTTAGAGAGGCAGCCTCAAATTCATGTTGGTCCATTAAGGTTTAGGATTGAAGAGGATATGTACAAGCAG GAATTGACAGCTGCCCCTGTGTATCCCCTGGTCGTCGGACTTTCAGTAATCGCCCTGTTCATTAGCATGCCAAG ATTGAAGGATTTGTATCAAGCCACGATAGGAATTACGCTACCGGGATCATCTTCTACTGCAAAGAAGGATGTAAAGAAGCTGAGCATCAGAAAGAAGACttactaa
- the LOC140842331 gene encoding peptidyl-prolyl cis-trans isomerase CYP21-4-like, translating to MGKIKPQALLIQSKKKKAPSRISVVTIAIYFLVVVVAAFFLFSTYRHWTRRSNFSSEELVSGLEHDSSFSKSKKPDTPKYAVINTSKGSITVELYKDGSPEVVDKFIDSCENGHFKGMLFNRVIKNFVIQGGDVSRTGTTEDWTSRGKHYNHLDTSMKHEAFMLGTSKTKQGGGKFDLFITTAPIPDLNEKINVFGRVIKGEDVVQEIEEADTDEHYRPKTPIGIIEVTLKETV from the exons ATGGGGAAAATCAAACCCCAAGCTCTTTTGATACAGAGTAAAAAGAAGAAGGCGCCGAGCCGAATAAGTGTGGTCACCATTGCAATTTATTTCCTTGTTGTCGTTGTCGCAgctttttttcttttctctacCTACAGACATTGGACTAGAAG GTCAAACTTTTCAAGTGAAGAACTGGTATCCGGTTTGGAG CATGATAGCTCATTTAGCAAGTCAAAGAAACCTGACACTCCCAAATATGCT GTGATAAATACCTCAAAAGGTTCAATCACTGTGGAACTTTATAAGGACGGCTCTCCTGAGGTTGTTGATAAATTTATTGATTCTTG TGAGAATGGACACTTTAAAGGAATGCTCTTTAACCGTGTGATTAAGAACTTTGTCATTCAAGGAGGTGATGTTAGTAGAACTGGAACTACTGAAGATTGGACTTCAAGGGGAAAGCATTACAATCACCTCGATACCAG CATGAAGCATGAAGCTTTTATGCTTGGCACTTCTAAGACAAAACAAGGTGGTGGCAAATTTGATCTCTTTATTACGACAGCACCTATCCCAGACCTGAATGAGAAAATTAATGTATTTGGTCGTGTTATCAAGGGTGAAGACGTTGTTCAG GAAATCGAAGAAGCAGATACAGATGAGCATTATCGGCCTAAAACACCCATAGGGATCATTGAAGTGACTCTGAAAGAAACAGTGTAA
- the LOC140842328 gene encoding uncharacterized protein, with the protein MDQSRVPQMEGIGVAVRKRRTQTSRRPKSDAPAFHPEQSPRFSTPHSDDASKFSSDENVADSNSGGKMFNLNQCLSRSLPVNGSDGGSNVSVSSGVVGDGTGGENRPKKVKLKVGGVTRTIQTKSSSNGTSSSRSSTKVDQSSDNTRTREHFIPQENSDEYHSSPVDKKSGFQGIPWKDFSKGGFSLNREDMGRMQAKNGVDKQLDKSDLVRKSKRMPKKRMSDGEFDDDEDDEIRYLEKLKTSKITVVRDSEAESTRKKRKVVKYDSMEDVGKPGRDVRKSSSGDMNYVDEEEPLSAGEHEGKKKKQKKDPSELPAENKRELALTSRQRALLSKDASSPSRAGQIEFPNGLPPAPPRKQKEVLTEVEQQMKKAEAAQRRRMQNEKAARESEAEAIRKILGQDSSRKKREEKMKKRQEELAQEKAANAHFLSSNTIRWVMGPTGTTVSFSADMGLPKIFASNPSSYPGPREKCAGPSCTNPYKYRDSKSKLPLCSLQCYKAIN; encoded by the exons ATGGATCAATCTAGGGTTCCTCAAATGGAGGGTATCGGAGTTGCTGTTAGAAAAAGGAGAACCCAAACCTCACGACGACCTAAATCTGATGCTCCGGCATTTCATCCTGAGCAATCCCCCAGATTTTCAACCCCACATTCAGATGatgcaagtaagttctcgagtGATGAGAACGTTGCCGATTCTAACTCTGGGGGGAAAATGTTCAATTTGAATCAGTGTTTATCAAGGTCCTTGCCAGTTAATGGATCTGACGGAGGATCGAATGTCTCTGTTAGTAGTGGTGTGGTTGGGGATGGAACAGGTGGTGAGAACAGACCAAAAAAAGTTAAATTGAAAGTTGGTGGTGTAACGAGAACAATTCAAACAAAATCCAGTTCTAATGGGACTTCCAGTAGCAGGTCTTCAACAAAGGTCGATCAATCATCAGACAACACTCGAACACGAGAGCATTTTATTCCACAG GAAAATTCCGATGAATATCACTCTTCACCTGTAGATAAGAAAAGTGGATTTCAAGGGATTCCATGGAAAGATTTCTCGAAAGGTGGATTTAGTCTGAATAGGGAGGATATGGGGAGGATGCAGGCAAAGAATGGTGTGGACAAGCAACTTGATAAGTCAGATTTAGTTCGTAAAAGCAAAAGGATGCCTAAAAAGCGAATGTCGGATGGGGAATTTGACGATGATGAGGATGATGAGATTCGATACCTCGAGAAACTCAAGACTTCGAAAATAACAGTTGTCAGGGATTCGGAGGCAGAATCAACCAGAAAAAAACGGAAGGTTGTGAAGTACGACAGTATGGAAGATGTAGGAAAACCTGGTAGAGATGTGAGGAAGTCGAGTTCTGGGGATATGAATTATGTGGATGAAGAAGAACCGTTGTCTGCTGGGGAGCATGAAGgaaagaagaaaaaacaaaagaaagatCCGTCAGAGTTACCAGcagaaaacaaaagggaattggCTCTTACATCTCGTCAGCGAGCCCTTTTAAGTAAGGATGCTTCTTCTCCATCCAGAGCAGGTCAAATTGAATTCCCAAATGGCTTACCACCAGCTCCTCCTCGAA AGCAAAAGGAGGTATTGACAGAAGTCGAGCAACAAATGAAAAAGGCCGAGGCTGCTCAGAGACGTAGAATGCAAAATGAGAAAGCAGCCCGTGAATCAGAG GCTGAGGCAATTCGAAAAATACTCGGTCAAGATTCAAGTAGGAAGAAGAGAGAAGAGAAAATGAAGAAACGCCAGGAAGAGTTGGCACAG GAAAAGGCCGCCAACGCTCATTTTCTTTCATCGAACACCATTAGATGGGTCATGGGTCCTACTGGAACCACTGTTTCTTTTTCCGCTGACATGGGTTTGCCCAAAATTTTTGCCTCCAATCCTAGCAG CTATCCAGGTCCACGTGAGAAGTGTGCTGGCCCTTCTTGTACCAATCCTTACAAGTACCGCGATTCTAAGTCAAAGCTCCCTCTTTGCAGTCTCCAATGCTACAAGGCGATTAACTGA
- the LOC140842330 gene encoding DEAD-box ATP-dependent RNA helicase 24: MSKRKFGFEGFGINRQSTYNFERSQPSQRLYVPPSSRGSAGDDDADLDNIDYAEDRDTPDYVVTDGKNGFPAAEEDEIDPLDAFMEGLHEEIKAAPPPKVKEKLDKYRDDVEDDPMESFLSAKKDLGLQLAADALHAGYNSDEEVYAAAKAIDSGMVEYDSDDNPIIVDKKKIEPIPELDHSSIDYEPFNKDFYEEKPSISGMSEQDAIEYKKSLAIRVSGFDVPRPVKTFDDCGFSLELMKAIAKQAYEKPTPIQCQALPIMLSGRDVIGIAKTGSGKTASFVLPMIVHIMDQPELEKEEGPIGVICAPTRELAHQIYLEAKKFSKAHRIRVSAVYGGMSKLEQFKELKAGCEIVVATPGRLIDMIKMKALTMLRATYLVLDEADRMFDLGFEPQIRSIVGQIRPDRQTALFSATMPRKVEKLAREILSDPVRVTVGEVGMANEDITQVVEVIPSDEEKFPWILEKLPRMIDEGDVLVFASKKSTVDEVESKLAQEGFKVAALHGDKDQASRMEILQKFKSGTYHVLIATDVAARGLDIKSIKSVVNFDIAKDMDMHVHRIGRTGRAGDKDGTAYTIVTQKEARFAGELVNSLIAAGQNVSMELMDLAMKDGRFRSKRDARKGGGKRAKGRGGGGRGVRGVDFGLGIGYNPESNTTSNAATPNRSTAVNSLRTGMMAQYKNNFVPASSNSSSQFGQAIKRTVLPGFVSGGTIGGDMHAAQINSPVATAPASGSMQGSRGTANIKHLERDKTRDRRRPSGWDR, translated from the exons ATGTCCAAACGAAAATTCGGATTCGAAGGCTTCGGCATCAATCGCCAATCCACTTACAACTTCGAGCGATCCCAACCTTCGCAGAGACTCTACGTCCCTCCGTCTTCTCGTGGAAGCGCCGGTGACGATGACGCTGACCTCGACAACATTGATTACGCTGAAGACCGCGACACACCAGACTATGTCGTCACTGACGGTAAAAACGGCTTTCCTGCTGCTGAGGAAGATGAGATTGATCCTCTGGACGCTTTTATGGAAGGATTACACGAGGAGATTAAGGCGGCACCGCCACCTAAGGTGAAGGAGAAGCTGGATAAGTACAGGGATGACGTGGAGGATGATCCAATGGAGAGTTTTCTGAGTGCGAAGAAGGATTTAGGTCTGCAATTAGCCGCGGATGCGCTTCACGCAGGGTATAATTCGGATGAAGAGGTTTATGCGGCTGCTAAGGCCATAGATTCCGGGATGGTTGAGTATGATTCTGATGACAATCCTATTATTGTCGACAAGAAGAAGATCGAGCCAATTCCCGAGCTTGATCATAGCTCGATTGATTACGAGCCGTTCAATAAGGATTTCTACGAGGAGAAACCTTCTATCTCAG GTATGAGTGAGCAGGATGCTATCGAATATAAGAAGAGCTTAGCAATACGTGTATCAGGTTTTGATGTTCCACGGCCGGTTAAAACTTTTGACGATTGTGGATTTTCTTTGGAGCTAATGAAAGCCATAGCAAAACAGGCATACGAGAAACCAACACCGATACAGTGTCAAGCTTTACCTATTATGCTTTCTGGAAGAGACGTTATTGGTATAGCAAAAACCGGTTCTGGGAAGACTGCCTCATTCGTGCTTCCCATGATTGTTCATATAATGGATCAACCTGAACTTGAGAAAGAAGAAGGTCCCATTGGAGTAATATGTGCACCCACTAGGGAGTTGGCTCATCAAATATATTTGGAAGCTAAGAAATTTTCCAAAGCTCATCGCATCCGTGTGTCTGCAGTGTATGGTGGAATGTCCAAACTTGAGCAATTCAAGGAGCTAAAAGCGGGATGTGAGATAGTCGTGGCTACTCCAGGAAGATTGATAGATATGATAAAAATGAAGGCTTTGACCATGTTGAGAGCAACATATTTAGTGCTAGATGAGGCTGATAGAATGTTTGACCTTGGTTTTGAGCCACAGATAAGGTCTATAGTAGGTCAAATCAGGCCAGATCGTCAGACAGCACTTTTTTCAGCGACTATGCCTCGGAAAGTTGAAAAACTTGCTCGGGAGATTCTCTCTGATCCTGTTAGAGTCACCGTTGGAGAGGTGGGTATGGCTAACGAGGATATTACCCAAGTTGTGGAAGTAATTCCATCTGATGAGGAGAAGTTTCCATGGATTCTTGAAAAACTTCCTCGAATGATAGATGAAGGCGATGTTTTGGTTTTTGCTTCGAAAAAGTCCACAGTGGATGAAGTTGAATCAAAACTGGCTCAAGAGGGTTTTAAAGTTGCAGCACTTCACGGTGACAAAGATCAGGCTTCTCGTATGGAGATATTGCAAAAGTTCAAATCTGGAACTTACCATGTTCTTATTGCAACTGATGTTGCTGCTCGTGGGCTTGACATCAAATCGATTAAATCTGTGGTCAATTTTGACATAGCTAAAGACATGGACATGCATGTACATCGTATTGGAAGGACTGGTCGTGCGGGTGACAAAGATGGTACTGCATACACTATTGTTACACAGAAGGAGGCGAGATTTGCTGGTGAACTAGTCAACAGTTTGATAGCTGCGGGTCAGAATGTGTCCATGGAGCTGATGGATCTGGCTATGAAG GATGGAAGGTTCAGATCCAAACGTGATGCGCGGAAAGGAG GTGGTAAAAGAGCTAAAGGAAGGGGAGGTGGTGGTAGAGGTGTTCGTGGCGTGGATTTTGGTTTGGGTATTGGGTATAATCCTGAGTCAAACACTACTTCAAATGCTGCTACTCCTAATCGCTCTACAGCAGTTAATTCACTGAGAACGGGGATGATGGCACAATACAAAAACAATTTTGTTCCGGCGTCATCAAATTCGTCCTCGCAGTTTGGACAAGCCATTAAAAGAACAGTTTTACCTGGGTTTGTATCTGGTGGGACTATTGGTGGTGACATGCACGCTGCACAAATAAATAGTCCGGTAGCTACTGCTCCAGCATCAGGCAGCATGCAGGGTTCCAGAGGAACTGCAAATATAAAGCACTTGGAAAG AGATAAAACAAGAGATAGACGGAGACCTTCTGGCTGGGATCGCTAG
- the LOC140842327 gene encoding ATP-dependent Clp protease proteolytic subunit 5, chloroplastic-like, with product MAQASVCSSSSLAVNSSLISLSTSSISVSSSKTLSFPFRPLPSRKLKIRSSMYAPQYYAPERGSRSGIWSIRDDLQVPSSPYFPAYAQSAQGPPPMVQERFMSVISQLFQYRIIRCGGAVDDDMANIIVAQLLYLDAVDPNKDIVMYVNSPGGSVTAGMAVFDTMRHIRPDVSTVCVGLAASMGAFLLSGGTKGKRYSLPNSRIMIHQPLGGAQGGQTDIDIQANEMLHHKANLNGYLAYHTGQSLEKINQDTDRDFFMSAKEAKDYGLIDGVILNPLKAFQPLAAAAEGN from the exons ATGGCGCAGGCTTCCGTCTGTTCTTCTTCCTCTCTCGCCGTCAACTCGTCCTTGATTTCTCTGTCTACCTCTTCCATTTCTGTCTCCTCCTCTAAAACCCTCTCCTTTCCGTTCCGGCCTCTCCCTTCCAG aAAATTGAAGATCCGAAGTTCAATGTACGCTCCACAGTATTATGCGCCCGAAAGGGGCTCACGCAGTGGTATTTGGTCGATTAG GGATGACTTGCAAGTTCCATCATCACCGTACTTTCCTGCTTATGCACAAAGTGCACAGGGTCCACCTCCAATGGTTCAAGAACGTTTTATGAGTGTTATCAGCCAGCTTTTTCAATAT AGGATTATACGATGTGGTGGAGCAGTAGATGATGATATGGCTAATATAATTGTTGCTCAGTTGCTTTATCTTGATGCTGTTGATCCTAATAAG GATATAGTCATGTATGTTAACTCTCCTGGTGGATCGGTTACCGCTG GCATGGCTGTATTTGATACAATGAGGCATATTAGGCCTGACGTTTCAACAGTATGCGTTGGACTAGCAGCTAG TATGGGAGCTTTCCTGTTAAGTGGTGGTACTAAAG GAAAAAGATACAGTCTTCCTAACTCAAGGATAATGATTCATCAGCCTTTAGGTGGCGCACAGGGTGGGCAGACTGACATAGATATTCAG GCTAATGAAATGCTACATCACAAAGCGAATTTGAATGGTTACTTGGCCTACCACACTGGTCAAAGCCTTGAAAAGATCAACCAAGACACTGATCGTGACTTTTTCATGAGTGCTAAAGAGGCCAAAGATTATGGGCTTATAGATGGTGTTATCTTGAATCCTCTTAAAGCCTTCCAGCCCCTTGCAGCTGCTGCCGAAGGAAACTAG